A portion of the Methanolinea sp. genome contains these proteins:
- a CDS encoding DUF4350 domain-containing protein produces the protein MVAGTIAAAGAVLVLFHLSVTAEDYSRCNIEWNGTSLLFDAIDAAGGMALADYSLLSGDGDALLLVIAPVPGIPHDEMERVRDFLSRGNTVLVATDREEDNAFISGIGGSIRVREANVVSVDRLFDDPSSVVAFPARNDPLSEGLSRIACNDPVTLEGGTPVFSTSLLSFEDADGDSRLGGGEVLERFPVVSRENVGAGTLYVVSDPSIFINGMLSARPPTGNAEFVSRVLALKPRVLVDQKYSRTAACGPLTQGINLVKGEITLQMAIITLSMLSLGLFLSRGRRE, from the coding sequence TTGGTCGCGGGGACGATCGCCGCGGCCGGCGCAGTCCTCGTCCTCTTCCACCTCTCCGTCACCGCCGAGGATTACAGCCGGTGCAACATCGAGTGGAACGGGACATCGCTCCTCTTTGACGCGATCGACGCGGCCGGCGGGATGGCCCTCGCCGACTATTCCCTCCTCTCCGGGGACGGCGATGCACTGCTCCTCGTGATCGCACCCGTCCCGGGCATCCCGCATGACGAAATGGAACGTGTCAGGGACTTTCTCTCGCGGGGGAACACCGTCCTCGTCGCGACGGACAGGGAGGAGGACAACGCCTTCATATCGGGAATCGGGGGGTCCATCCGGGTACGCGAAGCGAATGTCGTGAGCGTTGACCGCCTCTTCGACGACCCGTCCTCCGTCGTCGCGTTCCCCGCGAGAAACGACCCCCTCTCGGAGGGGTTATCCCGGATCGCCTGCAACGACCCGGTCACCCTCGAGGGGGGAACCCCGGTCTTCTCCACGTCGCTCCTCTCGTTCGAGGACGCGGACGGGGACTCCCGGCTGGGGGGCGGGGAAGTCCTCGAGAGGTTCCCCGTCGTCTCCAGGGAGAACGTGGGGGCGGGGACGCTCTACGTGGTATCCGACCCGAGCATCTTCATCAACGGGATGCTCTCGGCGCGACCCCCCACGGGGAACGCCGAGTTCGTCTCCCGCGTCCTCGCGCTGAAACCCCGCGTCCTCGTCGACCAGAAGTACTCGCGGACCGCGGCATGCGGCCCGCTGACCCAAGGCATTAATCTTGTGAAAGGTGAAATTACTCTCCAAATGGCGATAATCACCCTCTCGATGCTCTCCCTTGGGCTCTTCCTTTCGCGCGGGAGGCGGGAATGA
- a CDS encoding PKD domain-containing protein, which translates to MKWYPAGKDRIIPRRSGPGTTTFLLPVAIVLVVGMVLPCSAAPPPFARLDLNASQTYKNMTVSSVETVDLMNLSVSRVTIHSTAGDDSDVKNILFPEVRNIRRIFSSENATWHGNTLTILGGTDTTVSGIGFRNYTFFKVVAVPVVHVVVQGPASGDVFLSRIIDPNLRLNLTMEGLLKNTDRLYVMRSYDSQSGILGLEIQPDGTIGKKVLINIDPDDFREHDLGFTLLKNENNLSGFLLERNIAQITSQSSIVIPKSGNHVLYAFRYSPPPENKIAVYAAWPVLVTDGDNRLELVGKTPPYRYDKRSGADLELTFQNPAPVKNITYLLVKGNETYDVLVRVNMTALGEVGGSVTPEQVLSGNPFLAILRETGLGLDDFKKVVSYSVFAVGNATPPHSAHFSKINITPGYGTSGYATHASQVTIPHGDLQGLLDGTFDLYALGADGNNTVVALDHDTVLLGTSPRANFTANRTAGTAPLTVEFTDLSDGTRPLGYQWDFGDNTPNGTAQDPVHTYNNPGLYDVTLTVTNDIGSGTETKAQYINVTGPAPTPTPTPTPTLTPTPTSTPTSTPTPTPTPTAPPLQAGFTADPTVGFVPLAVQFTDTSTGPHDTWFWTFGDGGTSTAQNPVHTYGSVGTYTVSLTVRQGAGTPSTMTRVDYIRVVPVPPPPVAQFVANVTSGPVPLTVQFTDLSTGSMYEWIWNFGDGGSSTARNPVHTYAQPGNYTVSLRVRGLGGIDTETKTNYIAVHGIPPVADFVANVTSGEAPLPVAFSDLSTGEPTAWSWTFGDGSVSSVQNPVHVYQYGGTYTVSLTVANEYGSGSKTRTNYINVTGQPPPPPPGLQADFVGAPRSGFIPLTVLFADISTGNPTSWNWSFGDGSYSDERNPSHIYTRPGGYTVSLTVSNGTATDTVTRTDYIIASQRGGGGGGGGGGGGGTFLITGTPTPTPTPTPTPTVTPAGPLPLGPDGRTLQPVTIVSPDGRASVSIGTAVAVTCGDGPQPLTIELFPVAERDLPPVPADPAFTGYAYIVSPNCTLLDPGATLSLQFTAEEWNALAGRDLVLMHFDPLKGTWIPLPTSTDQDSRTVSAPITQGGIYGLFARAPAETPVPTAGTPAPTPTPGAEFPQVPVAILVVVIAVAAGVAFYIVRIRPGRGGPPE; encoded by the coding sequence ATGAAATGGTACCCTGCGGGGAAAGACCGGATAATCCCACGACGTTCCGGTCCGGGAACCACCACGTTCCTGCTCCCCGTCGCGATTGTCCTCGTCGTGGGCATGGTGCTGCCGTGCAGCGCGGCACCACCCCCTTTTGCCCGTCTCGACCTGAACGCGAGCCAGACTTACAAAAATATGACGGTCTCGTCGGTCGAGACCGTTGACCTCATGAATCTCTCGGTCTCGAGGGTCACCATCCACTCGACCGCCGGCGATGATTCGGACGTGAAGAACATCCTCTTTCCGGAAGTCCGGAATATCCGGAGGATCTTCTCGTCTGAAAATGCGACGTGGCACGGGAACACACTCACCATCCTCGGCGGCACGGACACGACCGTCTCGGGGATAGGATTCAGGAATTACACCTTCTTCAAGGTCGTCGCGGTACCCGTGGTCCACGTGGTCGTGCAAGGACCGGCCAGCGGGGACGTATTTCTCTCGAGGATCATCGACCCGAATCTCCGCCTCAATCTCACCATGGAGGGACTACTGAAGAATACCGACCGGCTCTACGTCATGCGCTCCTACGACAGCCAGTCTGGGATCCTCGGCCTCGAGATTCAACCGGACGGAACAATAGGGAAAAAAGTACTTATCAATATCGATCCCGACGACTTCAGGGAGCATGACCTCGGCTTCACGCTCTTAAAGAACGAGAACAACCTTTCCGGTTTTCTCCTCGAGAGGAATATTGCCCAGATAACATCCCAAAGCTCGATTGTAATTCCAAAGTCCGGGAATCATGTCCTCTACGCGTTCCGTTATTCCCCGCCCCCTGAAAATAAAATCGCCGTCTACGCGGCATGGCCGGTCCTCGTGACAGACGGTGACAACAGGCTGGAACTGGTTGGAAAGACCCCTCCCTACAGGTACGACAAGCGGTCCGGCGCAGACCTCGAGCTCACGTTCCAGAACCCGGCACCCGTGAAGAATATCACGTACCTCCTCGTGAAAGGGAACGAGACCTACGATGTACTCGTGAGGGTGAACATGACGGCCCTCGGGGAGGTTGGGGGTTCCGTTACCCCCGAGCAGGTCCTCTCCGGGAATCCCTTCCTCGCCATTCTCCGGGAGACAGGCCTAGGCTTGGACGACTTCAAGAAGGTCGTCTCCTATTCCGTCTTCGCCGTCGGGAACGCAACCCCGCCGCACTCGGCCCACTTCTCGAAGATCAACATCACGCCGGGATACGGGACGTCGGGGTACGCGACGCACGCGTCCCAGGTCACGATTCCCCACGGCGACCTGCAGGGGCTCCTCGACGGGACTTTCGACCTCTACGCCCTCGGCGCGGACGGGAACAACACGGTCGTGGCCCTCGACCACGATACCGTCCTCCTCGGGACCTCTCCGCGCGCAAACTTCACTGCCAACCGGACCGCGGGGACCGCGCCGCTCACAGTGGAGTTCACCGATCTCTCCGACGGTACCCGGCCCTTAGGTTACCAGTGGGACTTCGGTGACAATACTCCGAACGGAACCGCACAGGACCCGGTCCACACCTACAACAACCCTGGCCTCTACGATGTCACCCTGACCGTGACAAACGATATCGGTTCCGGGACCGAGACGAAGGCCCAGTACATCAACGTCACGGGGCCCGCGCCGACACCGACACCCACGCCCACACCTACCTTGACACCGACACCTACGTCCACTCCTACCTCGACACCTACCCCGACACCCACGCCCACTGCTCCTCCGCTGCAGGCCGGTTTCACCGCTGACCCCACGGTGGGATTCGTTCCCCTCGCGGTCCAGTTCACGGACACGTCCACCGGACCCCACGACACGTGGTTCTGGACTTTCGGTGACGGTGGGACATCCACAGCGCAGAATCCGGTCCACACATACGGGTCTGTCGGCACCTACACCGTCTCGCTGACGGTGAGACAGGGGGCGGGTACACCGTCGACGATGACGAGGGTTGACTACATAAGGGTCGTGCCCGTGCCTCCCCCGCCCGTCGCACAGTTCGTTGCGAACGTGACGTCGGGGCCCGTGCCTCTCACCGTCCAGTTCACCGACCTCTCCACGGGGTCCATGTACGAGTGGATCTGGAATTTCGGTGACGGGGGCAGTTCCACGGCGAGAAACCCGGTCCACACCTATGCACAGCCCGGGAACTACACCGTCTCGCTCCGGGTGAGGGGTCTTGGCGGTATCGACACCGAGACCAAGACAAATTACATCGCCGTGCACGGGATCCCGCCCGTCGCCGACTTCGTTGCCAACGTCACGTCCGGAGAGGCCCCGCTCCCGGTCGCATTCTCCGACCTCTCCACGGGTGAACCGACGGCATGGTCATGGACGTTCGGCGACGGCAGTGTCTCCTCCGTGCAGAACCCTGTCCACGTGTACCAGTACGGCGGGACCTACACCGTTTCCCTCACCGTCGCAAATGAATACGGGTCAGGCTCCAAGACGAGGACCAATTACATCAATGTGACAGGACAGCCACCACCGCCGCCGCCGGGCCTGCAGGCAGACTTCGTGGGAGCCCCGAGGTCTGGTTTCATCCCGCTCACGGTCCTCTTCGCGGACATCTCCACGGGGAACCCCACCTCGTGGAACTGGTCGTTCGGTGACGGGAGCTACTCCGACGAGAGGAACCCAAGCCACATCTACACCCGGCCGGGAGGGTACACCGTGTCGCTCACGGTCTCGAACGGCACGGCGACGGATACCGTGACCCGGACCGACTACATCATCGCGTCCCAGAGGGGTGGCGGCGGTGGTGGCGGTGGAGGCGGAGGAGGGGGCACCTTCCTCATCACGGGAACCCCGACGCCCACCCCCACACCCACACCGACTCCCACGGTAACGCCGGCAGGACCTCTCCCGCTCGGGCCCGACGGCAGGACCCTGCAGCCGGTCACGATCGTCTCGCCGGACGGCAGGGCCTCGGTATCCATCGGGACGGCCGTCGCAGTGACCTGCGGGGATGGTCCGCAGCCCCTGACGATCGAGCTGTTCCCGGTTGCCGAGCGGGACCTCCCCCCCGTCCCTGCTGATCCCGCGTTCACGGGATATGCCTACATAGTCAGCCCGAACTGCACGCTCCTCGACCCCGGTGCGACGCTGTCGCTCCAGTTCACCGCCGAGGAGTGGAATGCCCTCGCGGGCCGCGACCTCGTCCTCATGCATTTCGACCCGCTAAAAGGGACTTGGATACCGCTTCCCACATCCACGGACCAGGACAGCCGCACGGTGAGTGCGCCCATCACCCAAGGCGGCATCTACGGGCTGTTCGCGAGGGCACCGGCAGAAACGCCCGTCCCGACCGCCGGGACCCCGGCTCCCACTCCCACCCCCGGGGCAGAATTCCCGCAGGTGCCCGTTGCGATCCTTGTCGTGGTCATCGCCGTCGCCGCGGGAGTGGCGTTCTACATCGTAAGGATAAGGCCGGGACGCGGGGGACCGCCGGAGTGA
- a CDS encoding DUF1616 domain-containing protein yields MPDLTPDERPPLPPLGEILLALNPAETPADLALVYAWTFLSVVAIYAPVVSESPLRVVLALPMVLFVPGYALIAALFPGKGEIDGIERLALSFGLSIAVVPLIGLVLNYTPFGIRLDPVVVSLVVFTWSMAVTAQVRRARLPPGERFSVPFREMWAEAKSELFPADASRLDRALSVLLVAAVVAAVGTTVYVIAVPKEGEKFTEFYILGREGKAADYPTELVVGRPESIIVGIGNHEYRNVTYFVEILLLEARFDTATNESTIPSMKRMASFAVTVPHNATYEQRHNFTPGNREANQVKFLLFRDEPPPDSVWGMDRINASYRDLHLWVRVREGPGRPR; encoded by the coding sequence ATGCCCGATCTCACCCCGGACGAGCGCCCTCCCCTCCCCCCCCTCGGGGAGATCCTCCTCGCCCTCAACCCCGCGGAGACTCCCGCGGACCTCGCGCTCGTCTACGCGTGGACGTTCCTCTCGGTGGTCGCGATCTACGCCCCGGTCGTCAGCGAAAGCCCCCTCCGCGTCGTCCTCGCTCTCCCCATGGTCCTCTTCGTCCCGGGGTATGCCCTGATCGCGGCACTCTTCCCCGGGAAGGGGGAGATCGACGGGATAGAGCGTCTCGCCCTCTCGTTCGGCCTCTCGATAGCGGTCGTCCCGCTCATCGGCCTCGTCCTTAACTACACGCCATTTGGGATCAGGCTCGACCCCGTCGTCGTCTCGCTCGTCGTGTTCACGTGGTCGATGGCAGTGACCGCGCAGGTGAGGCGCGCGAGGCTCCCCCCCGGGGAACGGTTCTCGGTTCCATTCCGCGAGATGTGGGCGGAAGCGAAGAGCGAACTCTTCCCCGCGGACGCTTCCCGCCTCGACCGTGCCCTCTCGGTCCTCCTCGTCGCCGCGGTGGTGGCTGCAGTCGGGACGACCGTGTACGTCATCGCCGTCCCGAAGGAAGGGGAAAAATTCACCGAGTTCTACATCCTCGGCAGGGAGGGGAAGGCCGCGGACTATCCTACCGAGCTCGTCGTCGGGAGACCCGAGTCCATCATCGTCGGCATCGGCAACCACGAGTACAGGAACGTCACGTACTTCGTCGAGATCCTCCTGCTCGAGGCGCGTTTCGACACCGCCACGAACGAGAGCACCATCCCCTCGATGAAGAGGATGGCCTCATTCGCGGTCACTGTCCCGCACAACGCGACCTACGAGCAGCGCCACAACTTCACGCCGGGGAACCGCGAGGCAAACCAGGTGAAGTTCCTCCTCTTCAGGGACGAGCCGCCCCCCGACTCGGTCTGGGGCATGGACAGGATCAACGCGAGTTACCGGGACCTCCACCTGTGGGTCCGCGTGAGGGAAGGCCCCGGAAGACCGCGGTAA
- a CDS encoding AAA family ATPase: MLWIEKYRPRTFREMVGQERVVTRMAHFAQTRTVPHMILAGPPGTGKSASVECLANALYGDFAGENLTVIPTSDLFSQGKKFLEREERYAHLYRPEESVLANFKRITREYASLKPLDAPFKILVFEGASSLPREAQQALRRIMERSSRTCRFVYCTCHPSAIIPAIASRCLPLSFSPLPDDLVRNHLRAILDREEKGDALTDDDLDLVTAAAQGDLRKAIVLLQLVSEAGRETGLSALSEGEAGKVAQSAFSAIRKGEVSLAFRKVENLVIEYGLSPQEVLRKISDAARREYNDPRVAAILGDGDAHLVHGHNEFIQLNGIVARLGSAIREDHGG, from the coding sequence GTGCTCTGGATTGAGAAGTACCGGCCGAGGACATTTCGGGAGATGGTCGGGCAGGAGAGGGTCGTCACGAGGATGGCGCACTTCGCGCAGACCCGCACCGTCCCGCACATGATCCTCGCCGGCCCCCCGGGGACGGGCAAGAGCGCGAGCGTCGAGTGCCTCGCGAATGCCCTCTATGGCGACTTCGCCGGGGAGAACCTCACGGTGATCCCCACCTCCGACCTCTTCTCGCAGGGAAAGAAGTTCCTCGAGCGTGAGGAGAGGTACGCGCACCTCTACCGGCCCGAGGAGAGCGTGCTTGCCAACTTCAAGAGGATCACGAGGGAGTACGCGAGCCTCAAACCCCTCGACGCACCGTTCAAGATCCTCGTCTTCGAGGGGGCCTCCTCCCTCCCCCGCGAGGCCCAGCAGGCCCTGCGCAGGATCATGGAGCGGTCGTCGCGGACGTGCAGGTTCGTGTACTGCACGTGCCACCCGTCCGCGATCATCCCCGCGATCGCGTCGCGCTGCCTGCCCCTCTCCTTCTCGCCGCTCCCCGACGACCTCGTCCGGAACCACCTCCGGGCCATCCTCGACCGCGAGGAGAAGGGGGACGCGCTCACGGACGATGACCTCGACCTCGTCACGGCGGCCGCGCAGGGGGACCTCCGGAAGGCAATCGTCCTCCTCCAGCTCGTCTCCGAGGCGGGGAGGGAGACGGGCCTCTCCGCCCTCTCCGAGGGCGAGGCAGGGAAGGTCGCGCAGTCCGCGTTCTCCGCGATCAGGAAGGGGGAAGTCTCCCTCGCCTTCAGGAAGGTGGAAAACCTCGTCATCGAGTACGGCCTCTCCCCGCAGGAAGTCCTCCGGAAGATATCGGACGCCGCGCGGAGGGAGTACAACGATCCCCGGGTCGCGGCCATCCTCGGGGACGGGGATGCACACCTCGTCCACGGGCACAACGAGTTCATCCAGCTGAACGGCATCGTCGCGCGGCTCGGGAGCGCCATCCGCGAGGATCACGGGGGATGA
- a CDS encoding MoxR family ATPase produces MTVPADDLAVLARYYGEIRKRMGEFFVGNDSLLELCVISLLSGGHLLMEGTPGTGKTSMVKALARLTGCEFARFQCAVDSQPADILGVRIYDQEKRDFVLRKGPIFTNFLLIDEINRLAPRTQSAFIEAMSERQVTIDGITLPIASPFTVIATQNPFEYEGTFPLIEAQKDRFMFSMTLSQLDGEGELEIIRREHAGRLDWESYYSQLRPVMNSRLILSLSGSVTGVHIDGHLLEYIRDIVVATRTHGDVHIGASSRASIALVRGSKVLAALRGRTYVIPDDIKYLAMPVLQHRIILTQEAGVSALTPPEVVRDILARIEVP; encoded by the coding sequence ATGACCGTCCCGGCAGACGACCTCGCCGTCCTCGCACGGTACTACGGGGAGATCAGGAAGAGGATGGGTGAATTCTTCGTGGGGAACGACTCCCTGCTCGAACTCTGCGTGATCTCGCTCCTCTCGGGGGGGCACCTCCTCATGGAGGGGACACCCGGTACAGGGAAGACATCGATGGTCAAGGCCCTCGCGAGGCTGACCGGCTGCGAGTTTGCCCGCTTCCAGTGCGCTGTGGACAGCCAGCCTGCAGACATCCTCGGCGTCCGCATCTACGACCAGGAGAAGAGGGACTTCGTCCTCCGGAAGGGTCCCATCTTCACCAACTTCCTCCTCATCGACGAGATAAACAGGCTCGCTCCCCGGACCCAGAGCGCGTTCATCGAGGCGATGAGCGAGAGGCAGGTCACGATCGACGGGATCACCCTCCCGATCGCCTCTCCCTTCACCGTGATCGCGACGCAGAACCCGTTCGAGTACGAGGGGACGTTCCCCCTGATCGAGGCGCAGAAAGACCGGTTCATGTTCTCGATGACCCTCTCACAACTGGACGGGGAGGGGGAACTCGAGATCATCCGCCGGGAGCATGCCGGCCGGCTCGACTGGGAATCATACTACTCCCAGCTCCGGCCCGTGATGAACAGCAGGCTGATCCTCTCGCTCTCCGGTTCGGTCACCGGTGTGCACATCGACGGGCACCTGCTCGAGTACATCCGCGACATCGTGGTGGCAACCCGGACCCACGGCGACGTGCACATCGGGGCGAGCTCGCGCGCGTCCATCGCGCTCGTCCGGGGGAGCAAGGTCCTCGCGGCACTCCGCGGGAGGACGTACGTCATCCCTGACGACATCAAGTACCTCGCGATGCCCGTGCTCCAGCACAGGATCATCCTCACGCAGGAGGCAGGGGTGAGCGCGCTCACTCCCCCGGAGGTCGTTAGGGACATCCTTGCGAGAATCGAGGTGCCCTGA
- a CDS encoding AIR synthase-related protein, whose amino-acid sequence MDVEEFARRALSSGAAPGEVRDRLVERVREYKPGMPEKYLREFASAVVSEVRNTSGLSGDLFSFCPAGVTMGEFGVGSRGTGDFFAHRQIARIIGETSASVGVDDMDDAGAVAIPGDRSRGPLYLVCTVDGMHSRLSDFPFLAGFHATRATLRDVYVMGARPLLLFSDIHVADDGDVAKIFDYTAGICTVGESVGVPLVAGSTLRVGGDMVLGSRMTGCVGAVGIASRLTARREARPGDVILMTEGAGGGTIATAALYSGYPEVVDETINLHFIRACEALLASPALGEVHAMTDVTNGGLRGDAHELAKTAGCRVVIEEERVGELVQEKVFSMLEALSIDYLGVSLDSLLVTVPPEAADRVAAVVRGAGVRIGEVGYIEEGEPGAYLRRGGETVEFAPRFRESAYTPVKRVVDSAHRDFGEMKRAVEDAATAAIEKKERVKALLAGKVAGKGGR is encoded by the coding sequence ATGGACGTGGAGGAGTTTGCGAGGCGTGCGCTATCCTCGGGCGCGGCGCCCGGCGAGGTCAGGGACCGCCTCGTGGAGCGGGTGAGGGAATACAAGCCGGGCATGCCGGAAAAGTACCTAAGAGAGTTTGCCTCGGCCGTCGTCTCCGAGGTCCGCAACACTTCCGGGCTTTCCGGCGACCTCTTCTCGTTTTGCCCTGCCGGCGTCACAATGGGTGAGTTCGGCGTAGGGTCCCGGGGGACGGGGGATTTCTTCGCGCACCGCCAGATCGCGAGAATCATCGGCGAGACGTCGGCATCCGTCGGCGTGGACGATATGGACGACGCGGGCGCGGTCGCGATCCCCGGGGACCGGAGCAGGGGACCCCTCTACCTCGTCTGCACGGTGGACGGGATGCACTCGCGCCTCTCGGACTTCCCCTTCCTCGCCGGGTTCCACGCGACGAGGGCGACCCTCCGCGACGTGTACGTCATGGGTGCGCGCCCCCTCCTCCTCTTCTCGGACATCCACGTCGCCGACGACGGGGACGTCGCCAAGATCTTCGACTACACGGCGGGCATCTGCACCGTCGGGGAGTCGGTGGGAGTCCCGCTCGTCGCGGGGTCCACCCTCAGGGTCGGCGGCGACATGGTCCTCGGTTCCCGCATGACGGGGTGCGTCGGGGCCGTCGGGATCGCATCCCGCCTCACCGCGCGCCGGGAGGCACGGCCCGGCGACGTCATCCTGATGACGGAGGGGGCCGGTGGGGGGACGATCGCGACGGCGGCACTCTACTCGGGCTACCCCGAGGTCGTGGACGAGACGATCAACCTCCACTTCATCCGGGCGTGCGAGGCGCTCCTCGCGAGCCCCGCGCTCGGCGAGGTCCACGCGATGACGGACGTGACGAACGGCGGCCTGCGGGGCGATGCCCACGAGCTCGCGAAGACCGCGGGGTGCAGGGTCGTCATCGAGGAGGAGAGGGTCGGGGAACTCGTCCAGGAAAAGGTATTTTCCATGCTGGAAGCCCTCTCCATCGATTACCTCGGCGTCTCTCTCGACTCCCTGCTCGTCACGGTCCCCCCGGAGGCCGCGGACAGGGTCGCCGCGGTCGTGCGCGGCGCGGGGGTGAGGATCGGCGAGGTGGGGTACATCGAGGAGGGAGAGCCGGGGGCGTACCTCCGGAGGGGGGGAGAGACCGTGGAGTTCGCCCCCCGGTTCCGCGAGTCTGCCTACACGCCGGTCAAGCGCGTCGTCGACTCGGCGCACAGGGACTTTGGAGAGATGAAGAGGGCAGTCGAGGACGCGGCAACGGCTGCAATCGAGAAGAAGGAACGGGTGAAAGCGTTACTCGCGGGGAAGGTCGCGGGGAAGGGCGGGAGGTGA
- a CDS encoding DUF58 domain-containing protein: MRPTRHSLVLLSAAAFLLLYAFLLDSAPALFLSGSIAGLVAWRAFSFLHSAKILASGTSVRRDATPAFLRQGGAVKVACTVQFTLPRGLRVAIADRPPAGAQVTGGTATAVHGIPGPATVPLAYAISPFSCGRLPFRGLDIVVQDAFFSLLLPFRGGSFSSPTLWVDPVARFRPGEGTQVFGEVEGDARALLQGHGVRSFREYIPGDDPRMIDWKLTAKHGKVFVRELSGLEGKSPLLVVDLPDGSVPFPARLRDAVLGAALDAAREMCKSPRGCSLMVISGPNLLSFLPGGRSPARVEKALREYHSPPQAVRCYRLLDPGIAEGFRQRLAGEAAGTGGEEFTRRLLEVYNAFVPAVEPIPFEVQCARALARERETALYVLSHGTGDPSHLAILGLHARRRGIDARIGIPEEALSPGLVRRLRGSGFSAVRVIA; encoded by the coding sequence GTGAGGCCGACGCGCCATTCCCTCGTGCTCCTCTCCGCTGCAGCCTTCCTCCTCCTCTACGCCTTCCTCCTCGACTCCGCGCCGGCCCTCTTCCTCTCGGGCTCGATCGCCGGGCTCGTCGCGTGGAGGGCGTTCTCTTTCCTCCATTCCGCGAAGATCCTCGCCTCGGGCACGAGTGTCCGGCGGGATGCCACTCCCGCATTCCTCCGGCAGGGCGGGGCGGTCAAGGTCGCGTGCACCGTGCAGTTCACCCTCCCCCGCGGGCTCCGCGTCGCGATCGCCGATCGCCCGCCCGCCGGCGCACAGGTCACGGGCGGGACGGCGACCGCGGTGCACGGCATCCCGGGACCTGCCACCGTGCCCCTCGCCTACGCGATCTCCCCCTTCTCGTGCGGCAGGCTCCCCTTCCGCGGTCTCGATATCGTCGTGCAGGACGCGTTCTTCTCGCTCCTCCTCCCGTTCAGGGGGGGCAGTTTCTCTTCCCCCACCCTCTGGGTGGACCCCGTCGCCCGGTTCAGGCCGGGCGAGGGGACGCAGGTGTTCGGCGAGGTCGAGGGAGATGCCCGGGCTCTGCTCCAGGGACACGGGGTGCGGTCATTCCGCGAGTACATCCCGGGGGACGACCCGCGAATGATCGACTGGAAGCTCACGGCGAAGCACGGGAAGGTATTCGTGAGGGAGCTCTCCGGCCTCGAGGGCAAGAGCCCCCTCCTCGTCGTCGACCTCCCGGACGGGTCCGTCCCCTTTCCCGCGCGCCTCCGGGACGCGGTTCTCGGTGCGGCGCTCGACGCCGCGCGCGAGATGTGCAAGAGTCCCCGCGGGTGCAGCCTCATGGTCATCTCCGGGCCCAACCTCCTCTCGTTCCTCCCGGGCGGGAGGTCGCCGGCACGGGTCGAGAAGGCCCTGCGGGAATACCACTCCCCCCCGCAGGCTGTCCGCTGCTACAGACTCCTCGACCCGGGGATCGCGGAGGGGTTCCGGCAGAGACTCGCGGGCGAGGCCGCCGGCACCGGAGGTGAGGAGTTCACGCGCCGCCTCCTCGAGGTGTACAACGCGTTCGTCCCCGCGGTGGAACCAATCCCCTTCGAGGTCCAGTGCGCCCGCGCGCTCGCGAGGGAGAGGGAGACCGCGCTCTACGTCCTCTCGCACGGGACGGGGGACCCAAGCCACCTCGCGATCCTCGGCCTGCACGCACGCCGGCGCGGGATCGACGCGCGGATCGGCATCCCGGAAGAGGCCCTCTCCCCCGGGCTCGTGCGCCGCCTGCGGGGCAGCGGTTTCTCTGCGGTGAGGGTGATCGCGTGA
- a CDS encoding 4-phosphopantoate--beta-alanine ligase, protein MIPRDHPRYHSLVARERIARFAAEGIVTLEGLCAHGRGEAFDYLIGERTTESALLAERTAAALLLCAHHPVISVNGNTAALAAGEIARLQEASGARVEVNLFHRTEERVEKIARLLEEAGATVLKGKAERLLPLSHDRALCLRDGIYAADTVLVPLEDGDRCSALRGLGKTVIAIDLNPLSRTARTASLTIVDELTRALPRITEACRSLSREEARHLATTYDNRKFLSEALEEIQRRLSRALD, encoded by the coding sequence GTGATCCCGAGGGACCACCCGAGGTACCACTCCCTCGTCGCGAGGGAGAGGATCGCCCGGTTCGCCGCGGAGGGCATCGTCACGCTCGAGGGGCTCTGCGCCCACGGGAGGGGGGAGGCGTTCGACTACCTCATCGGGGAGAGGACGACGGAGAGCGCCCTCCTCGCGGAGAGGACTGCCGCGGCGCTCCTCCTCTGCGCGCATCACCCGGTGATATCCGTCAACGGGAACACCGCGGCGCTCGCCGCGGGCGAGATCGCACGCCTGCAGGAGGCCTCCGGGGCCCGCGTCGAGGTGAACCTCTTCCACAGGACGGAGGAGCGCGTGGAGAAGATCGCGCGGCTGCTCGAGGAGGCGGGTGCCACCGTGCTGAAGGGGAAGGCAGAACGCCTCCTCCCCCTCTCGCACGACCGTGCGCTCTGCCTCCGGGACGGCATCTACGCCGCGGACACCGTCCTCGTCCCCCTCGAGGACGGGGACCGGTGCAGTGCGCTGCGGGGCCTCGGGAAGACCGTCATCGCGATAGACCTAAACCCCCTCTCCCGGACCGCGAGGACCGCGAGCCTCACGATAGTGGACGAGCTGACGCGGGCACTCCCCCGCATCACCGAGGCCTGCAGGTCGCTCTCGCGGGAGGAGGCGCGCCACCTCGCCACCACGTACGACAACAGAAAGTTTCTATCCGAGGCGCTGGAAGAGATCCAGAGGAGGCTTTCCCGTGCTCTGGATTGA